TCTTGTTAGCTAGCTTTCTCGCCACTCAATTGGCCGATAAAGCGCTACGCCTAGGATTCGCAGGAACTATCGTCTTGATAGGTCTATGGACGCTTTTTGGTAAAGCCCCCTCCACCAAATCTGAAACAACACCACATAAACCAAACACTTATAAACTCATTACTGTAGGCGCAATCTCCAGAATCTCATCCGCACTCTTTGGCCTAGGTGGGGCGACATTATTAATGCCACTATTAACCATGTGGGTTGGATTGCTAATTGCGATTTGCGTGGATATTTCAATTCTATTTGTTTCTGCCACATCTGTTGTGAGCCTGGCTACTTTAAGCACGGCATGGGTAGGAGTGCATGGGCTCAAGAGTATTGATAAAACTATGCTGATTTTGATGCTTATTCTCGGAGTAAGTGTGGCCCTTACTCAAACGCTTGCGGCAGGAAGATTGGTCAGAATGAAAGACGGAATTCGGCAACGATTATTAGGCTGCTATTTAGTGAGCTTAGGCATTTGGGTAATCGCTCGCTCGTTTAGCTAAAGATTCAGAGAGAAGTGCTTAATGCGCTTTAGGCACTACATCCAATAACTTGAGACGCTGTACCTTACCCGAAGGTCCGCGTGGTAGATCTTCCATAAATAGAATGATCTTGGGCGTTCTGAATTTTCCGAGTTCCTTGATACAGAATGCGCACATTTCCTCTTCAGAACAATACAAACCATAATTTCTTGTCCATAGTTTGCATCAGGAATACCAACCGCTGCGGCATCCAATACTCCAGGATGTTTTAATATCGCTTCATCGATTTCACGAGGTGCAATGTTTTCTCCGCCTTTGATAATGAGCTCTTTGAGGCGGCCGGCAATGAAATAAAAACCATCATCATCACGCATACCCAGATCGCCAGTCTTTAACCATCCCTCGCTATCAAAGGCTTTGGCAGTCTCTGCCTTTGCTTTGTAATAAGCGTTGAGTACATTCCCACCACGCAGACAAATTTCACCCACGGTATTGTTACCAAGAAGGTTGCCATCGGGATCAATAACCTTAGCCTCTACACCACAAGGTTGGCCAGGACCACCGTAGCGTCTGCTTTCGTCCATGAGGATTACAAAAGACCTTGAGGCTGACTCTGTCATTCCCATGCCTTCTATCACGGTGATTCCAAAGAGACTCTCAAACTCGCAATGATGCTCAGGCGGCAAAGGCGCAAAGGCGGATCTTCCAAAACGAATTGACTTTAGTTCTTCACGACTTGGTAATGCACCTCCGCTCTTTGCGGCATTAATTAAATACGCAATGATGGTCGGCACCATATTGATCCAAGTACATCGATACTGAATTGCCAAATTCCACCAACTTGAAACAGAGAAGGAATGAGGGGCTACTACAGACCCGCCTGATACGAAAGGAGTGATTGTAGAAATCACTTGCCCATTGATGTGGTAAATCGGTAATGAACTCAGAACAATATCTGCTTGGGTTAATGAATGCCATGCTGCCATAGAGCGTGCGGCATGCAATAAATTAGCGTGAGTAAGCTAGACCCCCTTAGGCGTTCCAATTGTACCCGAGGTATACATCAAGAGAGCAGGTTGTGCAGACTCAACCGATGGCAATGTTCCAGGTCCGCATTGCATAAAGGGCCCCTCTGCAGCATCTGGATCAAGCTCAATGAGCTTGAATTTTCTTTTAGTCTTTTTTCAAGAGCTAAAAAATAATCCTTGCTTCTTATCGGGCGAGTAAAACAACAGCTCAATATCACTGTGATCTAACACCCAAGCAAGTTGATCGCGGTCGGCGCCAATAGGTTTAAAGAGGTAATCACTCGCCCAGAGGCCATGGTTGCCAAAAATACTGTACTAGTTTGGCGCCCGTTTTGCATAAAGAGGCCAATATGACCCTTTGCACTAATACTCTCTTGCTCCAACCAGTTTGCAAAATGACGCGCTTCCTTGGCGAGCTGCCTATAAGTTAGGGCAGTGCTAATTTCAGGAGCAAATAGAAATGGTTTTTCAGGCTGAACCTTCTCCCAATACGAAAGCACCTCACCCAAACTCTTGCATGAAGCAGTCATCATCGAATTACCCCTGAGGATAGCGACTGAAATACTCTTTCAGCAAATCTTCAACCTTGGGCACATGCTCCGGTATAGGTCTCACCACCCTCGTAATATTGAGGTAGTGGCGATAATTCATATTTTCAGAGAAATTGTTTTTTCCCCATGTTCCACAACCCATGGATAAAGAGAAAGGCAAGTCATTTTCAAAACTGCCACCGGTAGCGATAGCATGAGCTTGGTTCACAATTATTCTAGCCACGGGTAATTGTTGTGCGAGCGCCGCAGCTCTTGACTCTAGGATCTCGCCGCTTTGCGCGGTATGTAAACCCACTGAATGTCCTGCGCCTTGATAGGCATAGACATTAGCAATTAATTCTTTGGCAGCTTCAAAATCTGCGGCCTTCCACACAGTCAAGATGGGACTTAATTTTTCACCAGAAAATGGTGCGGTTGGCCCGAAACCATTCTCTTCAACCATAAAGAATTTGGCAGATTTTGCTTTTGGATTTTGCAATTTCGTCCGCTCAGCAATCACTGCTGCACTCTGAGCAGTCAAGGCTGAAGTAAGCTTACCCTTTTCAAACATCACATCTTATAAACGTTGCTTATCTGCTGCATCTAGCATTAAGCCACCAACTAGACTCTAGTGCAGCAATGGCCTTGTTATAAATTTGCCCGCAAATCACTGCGCCATTCTCACTTGAACAACTCGTGGCGTTATCAAATG
The nucleotide sequence above comes from Polynucleobacter necessarius. Encoded proteins:
- a CDS encoding sulfite exporter TauE/SafE family protein, with amino-acid sequence MHYAIFSLIGIITDLLMALFGIGGGAFIVSALDAAFLVVPNNSHPLFQLIVVGSLCTIVIGSLPRAIKVFLGDKKERGIANLLILSAMPFILLASFLATQLADKALRLGFAGTIVLIGLWTLFGKAPSTKSETTPHKPNTYKLITVGAISRISSALFGLGGATLLMPLLTMWVGLLIAICVDISILFVSATSVVSLATLSTAWVGVHGLKSIDKTMLILMLILGVSVALTQTLAAGRLVRMKDGIRQRLLGCYLVSLGIWVIARSFS
- a CDS encoding AMP-binding protein, with product MAAWHSLTQADIVLSSLPIYHINGQVISTITPFVSGGSVVAPHSFSVSSWWNLAIQYRCTWINMVPTIIAYLINAAKSGGALPSREELKSIRFGRSAFAPLPPEHHCEFESLFGITVIEGMGMTESASRSFVILMDESRRYGGPGQPCGVEAKVIDPDGNLLGNNTVGEICLRGGNVLNAYYKAKAETAKAFDSEGWLKTGDLGMRDDDGFYFIAGRLKELIIKGGENIAPREIDEAILKHPGVLDAAAVGIPDANYGQEIMVCIVLKRKCAHSVSRNSENSERPRSFYLWKIYHADLRVRYSVSSYWM
- a CDS encoding AMP-binding protein, encoding MMTASCKSLGEVLSYWEKVQPEKPFLFAPEISTALTYRQLAKEARHFANWLEQESISAKGHIGLFMQNGRQTSTVFLATMASGRVITSLNLLAPTAINLLGC